In the Shewanella sp. OMA3-2 genome, one interval contains:
- a CDS encoding TIGR02450 family Trp-rich protein: MNKINPAKLLNSKWTAVKPSHKEKHFLVTEIEFDEQDCVIACVIEAVMTKRTMPLNWQDLKDDNIWLQGWK, from the coding sequence ATGAACAAAATTAATCCTGCAAAACTACTCAATAGTAAGTGGACTGCCGTTAAACCTAGCCATAAAGAAAAACATTTTTTAGTGACTGAAATTGAATTTGATGAACAAGATTGCGTTATTGCATGCGTAATTGAAGCTGTGATGACCAAACGGACAATGCCACTCAATTGGCAAGATTTAAAAGACGATAATATTTGGCTTCAAGGCTGGAAGTAA
- a CDS encoding DUF1289 domain-containing protein yields the protein MHSPCVARCGLNEDDFCMGCYRHIDEIVIWSQANDEQQQQILNQLESRKLQFADSKNSQALSRAKWLDAEKRLL from the coding sequence ATGCACTCTCCTTGTGTGGCACGATGTGGCTTAAATGAAGATGATTTTTGTATGGGCTGTTATCGACATATCGATGAAATTGTTATCTGGTCACAGGCCAATGATGAGCAACAACAACAAATTTTAAATCAGCTTGAATCGCGTAAATTACAGTTTGCTGACAGTAAAAATAGCCAAGCGTTATCAAGAGCTAAATGGTTAGATGCTGAAAAAAGACTGCTTTAA
- a CDS encoding methyltransferase — protein sequence MTQQVQISQQDSALTQSAASPQKEVIKQDYATRLGELSTLLRLTQPLWQVVAFDCKHLPWQQAFPTLAAKLWHIPDADIDLIDSNPSLLLSRLLPALQQDFQAAKQQQTLSLLPLLKCHAYELAAKINQPIDESSLKHFRGHIKGRKWQQIMAFTERVFAEQIADYTDTDNNDHLPVLEWCAGKGHLGRLIAKTQQRSVTSLEWQQDLCEQGQSFAEQWQLDQQFICADAFADVGVKRSPITSKQHAVALHACGDLHVRLLRLASEAGTQIISISPCCYHLIQDSHYQALSSTAKQAELSLSRHDLQLPLQQSVIANQKHNALRQQEIAWRLGFDSLQRMVRQTDQYLPVPTIKQSQLAGKFSDFCFWAAAQKNISIPSDTIFDDYLQQGVTRQKLTQRIDLVRHLFRQAIEQWLLLDRVCFLTEQGYKVTLTQFCPTEVTPRNALIHAHKTHLV from the coding sequence ATGACCCAACAGGTTCAAATATCTCAGCAAGATAGTGCGTTAACGCAATCTGCAGCGTCCCCTCAAAAAGAGGTTATAAAGCAAGATTACGCCACTCGGCTAGGTGAATTGTCGACGCTATTAAGGTTAACTCAACCTTTATGGCAGGTGGTGGCGTTTGATTGCAAGCACTTACCTTGGCAGCAAGCATTTCCGACATTAGCTGCAAAGTTATGGCACATTCCAGACGCGGATATTGATCTTATAGACAGTAATCCCTCATTATTGTTAAGCCGTTTACTGCCTGCATTACAGCAGGATTTTCAAGCAGCCAAACAGCAGCAGACTTTAAGTTTACTGCCGTTACTAAAGTGTCATGCCTATGAGTTGGCTGCCAAAATAAATCAGCCAATTGATGAGTCTTCACTCAAACATTTTCGTGGCCATATTAAAGGCCGTAAATGGCAGCAAATTATGGCTTTTACCGAACGTGTTTTTGCCGAACAGATTGCTGACTACACAGATACTGATAACAATGACCATCTTCCTGTACTTGAGTGGTGCGCGGGGAAGGGGCATTTAGGCCGATTAATAGCCAAAACACAACAGCGTTCAGTGACCAGTTTAGAGTGGCAACAGGATCTCTGTGAACAGGGGCAGTCTTTTGCTGAACAATGGCAGTTAGACCAGCAATTTATTTGTGCAGATGCGTTTGCCGATGTTGGCGTAAAGCGTTCGCCGATTACGTCCAAGCAACATGCTGTGGCTTTACATGCTTGTGGCGATTTACATGTTCGTTTGCTTCGTTTGGCGAGTGAAGCAGGCACCCAGATTATTTCAATTTCTCCCTGTTGTTATCATTTGATCCAAGATAGCCATTATCAAGCATTATCAAGTACCGCAAAACAAGCTGAATTGAGCTTGTCTCGGCATGACTTACAATTGCCATTACAGCAAAGTGTGATTGCCAATCAAAAACACAATGCCCTAAGACAACAAGAAATTGCATGGCGTTTAGGGTTTGATAGTTTGCAGAGAATGGTGCGTCAAACGGATCAATATTTGCCTGTACCTACCATCAAGCAAAGTCAGTTAGCAGGCAAGTTTAGTGACTTTTGTTTTTGGGCGGCGGCCCAGAAAAATATATCGATACCCAGTGATACTATTTTTGATGATTATCTTCAGCAAGGGGTCACTCGCCAAAAACTAACTCAACGGATCGATTTGGTCAGGCACTTATTCAGACAAGCTATCGAGCAATGGTTGTTATTAGATAGAGTGTGTTTTTTAACCGAACAAGGTTATAAGGTAACACTGACGCAATTTTGTCCAACTGAAGTTACCCCAAGAAATGCCCTAATTCATGCCCATAAAACACATTTGGTTTAA
- a CDS encoding 3-oxoacyl-ACP synthase III has protein sequence MKYSRVFINSLAYELAPQIVSSLDLESRLAPLYQKFRIPMGQLAALTGITERRWWPKGYRLSDGAIAAANKAVNETGINVSDLGAVVYTGVCRDQHEPATACRIAAKLGVSKDTAIYDISNACLGVLSGILDIANRIELGQIKAGMVVSCESARDIVEATIDHMLAEPTMQNFAQSLATLTGGSGAVAVILTDGSLPLKNTRQHQLLGASHLSAPEHHNLCEWGLQEAGHMLYREFMRTDAVTLLKEGVDLAKHTWDHFLEQRDWVVEQVDKVICHQVGASNRRQVLNALNIPQEKEYPTYQTLGNMGTVSLPVTAAIAHDEGFLCQGDQVSFLGIGSGLNCMMLGIKW, from the coding sequence ATGAAATACTCTCGTGTGTTTATCAATAGTCTGGCTTATGAGCTAGCGCCTCAAATCGTCTCAAGTCTGGATCTCGAATCTCGTCTTGCACCTTTATATCAAAAGTTTCGTATTCCTATGGGGCAACTTGCAGCCTTAACTGGCATCACTGAACGTCGTTGGTGGCCCAAAGGTTATCGACTCTCTGACGGTGCAATTGCCGCTGCAAATAAAGCCGTTAATGAAACTGGCATCAATGTGAGCGACTTAGGGGCTGTGGTTTATACCGGAGTGTGTCGTGATCAACACGAACCCGCTACAGCTTGCCGTATTGCAGCTAAGTTAGGCGTGTCTAAAGACACCGCTATTTATGATATCAGCAACGCATGTTTAGGTGTTTTATCCGGTATTTTAGATATTGCTAACCGTATTGAGCTAGGACAAATTAAAGCCGGTATGGTGGTGTCCTGTGAATCTGCGCGCGATATCGTTGAAGCCACCATTGACCATATGTTAGCTGAGCCCACTATGCAAAATTTTGCTCAGTCATTAGCAACCTTAACCGGTGGCTCTGGCGCGGTGGCAGTGATTTTGACTGATGGCAGTTTACCGCTTAAAAATACCCGTCAGCACCAATTATTAGGCGCAAGTCATCTTTCTGCGCCTGAACATCACAATTTATGCGAGTGGGGCTTACAAGAAGCCGGCCATATGTTGTACCGCGAGTTTATGCGTACCGATGCGGTAACCTTGTTAAAAGAAGGCGTCGACTTAGCTAAACACACCTGGGATCACTTTCTTGAACAACGTGATTGGGTGGTGGAGCAAGTTGATAAGGTTATTTGCCATCAGGTAGGTGCATCTAATCGTAGGCAAGTGTTGAATGCGTTAAATATTCCGCAAGAAAAAGAATATCCAACCTACCAAACCTTAGGCAATATGGGCACGGTCTCATTGCCTGTTACTGCGGCAATCGCCCATGATGAAGGTTTTTTATGTCAAGGTGATCAGGTTAGCTTTTTAGGTATAGGCAGTGGTTTGAACTGCATGATGTTAGGGATTAAGTGGTAA
- a CDS encoding alpha/beta fold hydrolase — translation MTSHIEQLKALLPFKHHFLDRNGHQLHYINEGLGEPVVMVHGNPSWSYYYRNLVSALSVDHQCIVPDHMGCGLSDKPNDPDYDYTLSNRIDDLEALLDSLDITENITLVCHDWGGMIGTGFAARHPERIKRLVYLNTAAFHLPKSKPFPWALWICRETLLGTLLVRGLNAFSAAASYVGVKRKPMDKAVREAYVAPFNSWNNRISTIRFVQDIPLKAGDRNFDLVTDIGDSLAKFADVPTLICFGLQDFVFDKHFLAEWRVRMPHAEVHEFEDCGHYILEDASDDVIELIQRFIKQN, via the coding sequence ATGACGTCGCATATAGAACAACTAAAAGCGCTATTACCATTTAAACATCATTTTTTAGACCGCAATGGTCATCAGCTGCATTACATTAATGAAGGCTTGGGTGAGCCTGTTGTTATGGTGCATGGTAATCCAAGTTGGAGTTACTATTATCGTAATTTAGTCAGTGCCTTAAGTGTTGACCATCAATGTATTGTGCCAGACCATATGGGTTGTGGCTTGTCTGACAAACCCAATGATCCTGATTATGATTATACCCTTAGTAATCGTATTGATGATTTAGAAGCGTTATTAGACAGTTTAGACATTACTGAAAACATCACTTTAGTGTGTCACGATTGGGGCGGGATGATAGGCACAGGGTTTGCCGCGCGTCACCCTGAGCGGATTAAACGGTTAGTGTATTTAAATACCGCAGCGTTTCATTTGCCAAAATCTAAGCCGTTTCCCTGGGCATTGTGGATTTGTCGCGAAACCTTATTAGGCACCTTATTAGTGCGCGGTTTAAACGCTTTCTCAGCTGCGGCATCTTATGTGGGTGTTAAACGTAAGCCGATGGATAAAGCGGTACGTGAAGCCTATGTTGCGCCGTTTAACTCGTGGAACAATCGTATTTCGACCATTCGTTTTGTGCAAGATATTCCATTAAAAGCTGGCGATCGTAACTTTGATTTAGTCACTGATATTGGTGACAGCTTAGCTAAATTTGCTGATGTGCCCACTTTGATTTGTTTTGGGCTACAGGATTTTGTGTTTGATAAACATTTTTTAGCTGAGTGGCGAGTGCGTATGCCCCATGCTGAAGTGCATGAGTTTGAAGACTGTGGACATTATATTTTGGAAGACGCCAGTGATGATGTTATTGAGCTAATCCAAAGATTTATCAAACAAAACTAA
- the oleC gene encoding olefin beta-lactone synthetase yields MTNITSLPDPTAVQHTQPDSVIEYANLCQHLVNAAMHSPDLLAVAVQQAKGHGQYQYQELTFAELDKQSDEMAYKLNAAGIKRGMKAVLMVTPSIAFFNLTFALFKAGIIPILVDPGMGVNNLKQCFIEAKPDAFIGIPKAHIARRVLGWGKKSVKYCINVGGNRIQRWLAGCLSIESLKQVNGTQYNRYPMVRLAEDDMAAILFTSGSTGTPKGVVYSHKMFEAQISALKNDYGISVGERDLATFPLFSLFGPALGMASIVPDMDASKPITANPAHLFAAITQYQCSNMFVNPALLERLGKAGELSQHKLSSVKRVISAGAPATISSIKCFSHMLNQGVEVLNSYGATESLPISKITSNALFATTEQTDNGGGICVGKAIDGVELAIIDITEAAITNWDSSLALPANQIGEIVVKGPMVSQQYYQRDSATVSAKIADGSVVRHRMGDVGYLDDNGLLWMCGRKAHRVDATVAGVLNKRYFSIPCERVFNTHPQVMRSALVAVNVNGNIVPLLCIELDKAIVCSTSKVLYQQLLELAIKYSHTQGINRFLIHPDFPVDVRHNAKIFREKLAVWAQKKWKE; encoded by the coding sequence ATGACTAACATAACATCTTTGCCTGATCCTACAGCGGTTCAGCACACCCAGCCTGACTCAGTGATTGAATATGCTAATTTGTGTCAGCATTTAGTAAATGCCGCTATGCATAGTCCTGATTTATTAGCGGTTGCCGTGCAACAGGCTAAAGGTCACGGACAATATCAATACCAAGAGTTAACCTTTGCCGAACTGGATAAACAATCCGACGAGATGGCCTATAAGCTAAACGCAGCAGGTATTAAACGGGGCATGAAAGCGGTATTAATGGTGACGCCAAGTATCGCTTTTTTTAATCTCACTTTCGCCCTTTTTAAAGCCGGTATTATTCCTATTTTAGTCGACCCAGGCATGGGGGTTAATAATCTAAAGCAATGCTTTATTGAAGCCAAACCTGACGCATTTATTGGTATTCCTAAAGCGCATATAGCAAGGCGTGTACTCGGTTGGGGTAAAAAGTCAGTCAAGTATTGCATTAATGTGGGCGGTAATAGAATTCAGCGCTGGCTAGCCGGTTGCCTCAGTATTGAGTCGTTAAAGCAGGTCAATGGTACCCAGTACAATCGTTATCCCATGGTGAGATTAGCCGAAGATGACATGGCTGCAATTCTGTTTACCAGTGGCAGTACCGGCACGCCTAAAGGCGTAGTTTACAGTCATAAAATGTTTGAGGCTCAAATCAGTGCCTTAAAAAATGACTATGGCATTAGCGTCGGCGAACGCGATCTAGCCACTTTTCCGCTGTTTTCTTTGTTTGGCCCCGCATTAGGCATGGCATCTATTGTGCCAGACATGGACGCCAGTAAACCTATTACCGCTAACCCTGCACATTTATTTGCCGCCATAACCCAATATCAATGCAGTAATATGTTTGTTAATCCGGCATTACTTGAGCGTTTAGGCAAAGCGGGTGAGTTAAGTCAGCACAAATTATCCAGCGTAAAACGGGTAATATCCGCCGGTGCGCCGGCAACCATTTCTTCCATTAAATGTTTTAGCCACATGCTTAACCAAGGGGTTGAGGTATTAAACTCTTACGGTGCCACAGAGTCTTTACCCATCAGTAAAATAACCAGCAATGCATTGTTTGCTACCACTGAGCAAACAGATAACGGCGGCGGGATATGCGTTGGCAAAGCGATTGACGGCGTTGAGCTAGCGATAATCGATATTACCGAAGCTGCCATTACAAATTGGGATAGCAGCTTAGCATTACCAGCCAATCAAATAGGGGAAATTGTGGTTAAAGGCCCTATGGTGAGTCAGCAATATTATCAACGCGATAGCGCCACTGTTAGCGCCAAAATAGCTGATGGCTCTGTTGTGCGTCATCGTATGGGCGATGTTGGCTACCTTGATGATAATGGCTTATTGTGGATGTGCGGCCGTAAAGCACACCGAGTCGATGCCACAGTGGCTGGGGTATTGAATAAGCGCTATTTTTCTATTCCCTGTGAGCGAGTATTTAATACTCATCCACAAGTCATGCGGTCGGCTTTAGTGGCGGTTAATGTTAATGGTAATATTGTGCCACTTTTGTGTATTGAACTTGATAAAGCCATCGTGTGTTCAACCTCAAAAGTGCTTTATCAACAACTGCTTGAACTTGCGATTAAATATTCACATACCCAAGGGATTAATCGCTTTTTAATTCATCCCGACTTTCCAGTTGATGTGCGTCATAATGCTAAAATATTTCGTGAAAAACTGGCCGTTTGGGCACAAAAAAAGTGGAAAGAGTAA
- the oleD gene encoding 2-alkyl-3-oxoalkanoate reductase yields the protein MIVNTPALSDYHVDEKAALQKLKHTVSKVFVTGAGGFLGFAICQRLVAVGIEVVGFARGDYPKLKNIGVNLVQGDIANLPHLKHAMQGCDLVFHVASKAGVWGSKQSYFSPNVDGAQNVITACQDLGIQAVVYTSTPSVTFAGVDENGINEQAPYAKHYLNYYGESKAIAEKMMLEANSATLKTTALRPHLIWGPSDPHLVPRVIERAKAGRLKLVGRQDKLVDTIYVDNAAYAHILAAVDLTSAAKSAGKAYFLSNDQPITMAQMLNKILACVDLPPVSKRVPAGLAYGVGALLESVYLALNKTEEPIMTKFVAKQLSTSHYFDISAAKQDLGYQPLISIDEGMQRLADSLTSAL from the coding sequence ATGATAGTAAATACACCCGCTTTGAGCGATTATCATGTTGATGAAAAAGCCGCGTTACAAAAGCTAAAACACACAGTCTCTAAGGTGTTTGTCACGGGCGCAGGCGGATTTTTGGGCTTTGCCATATGTCAGCGCCTAGTTGCAGTGGGTATTGAGGTTGTCGGCTTTGCCCGCGGTGATTATCCAAAGCTGAAAAACATCGGGGTTAATTTAGTTCAAGGTGACATTGCTAATTTACCGCATTTAAAGCATGCGATGCAGGGGTGCGATTTAGTGTTTCATGTAGCCTCAAAAGCGGGAGTCTGGGGCAGTAAACAAAGCTACTTTTCACCGAATGTTGACGGTGCCCAGAATGTCATTACCGCATGTCAGGACTTAGGCATTCAAGCTGTAGTTTATACCAGCACCCCAAGTGTGACCTTTGCTGGCGTCGATGAAAATGGCATTAATGAGCAAGCTCCCTATGCCAAACACTACTTAAACTATTACGGTGAATCTAAGGCTATTGCCGAAAAAATGATGCTTGAGGCGAATAGTGCCACGTTAAAAACCACTGCACTGCGACCACATCTTATCTGGGGGCCAAGCGATCCTCATCTTGTTCCCCGAGTGATTGAGCGTGCTAAAGCAGGGCGCTTAAAGCTTGTTGGTCGACAAGATAAGTTAGTCGATACCATTTATGTTGATAATGCGGCCTATGCCCATATTCTAGCTGCGGTTGATTTAACCTCAGCGGCCAAGTCCGCAGGTAAAGCGTATTTTTTAAGTAATGATCAACCAATTACCATGGCGCAAATGCTCAATAAAATACTCGCCTGCGTCGACTTGCCGCCGGTTAGCAAGCGAGTACCTGCAGGGCTAGCCTATGGCGTTGGGGCACTGCTTGAATCGGTTTATTTGGCATTAAATAAAACCGAAGAGCCGATAATGACCAAGTTTGTCGCCAAGCAGTTATCAACCAGTCATTATTTTGATATAAGCGCCGCTAAGCAAGATTTAGGCTATCAGCCGTTGATATCGATTGATGAAGGCATGCAGCGATTAGCTGATTCGCTAACCAGTGCGCTGTAG
- a CDS encoding trans-sulfuration enzyme family protein, with translation MQDNKQAKWNLATLAIHGGHQREAFGALVTPLYQSATFVFDSVEQGGARFAGDEAGYIYTRLGNPTTSELERKMALLEGAEDAAACASGMAAVSSALLTHLQAGDHLVASKAVYGCTFALMTTQLSRLGIKATLVDFADLAAIEAAITPQTKVLFCETPVNPHLDVFDLAAMASIAKKHKLVSIVDNTFMTPLLQQPLAMGIDMVIHSATKYLNGHGDVIAGIVCGSSEHLHKLKYEILKDFGGVISPHDAWLILRGLKTLDVRLARHCDNAEVLAEYLDKHPAFGKVFYPGLAKHAGHKFIGTQMKRAGGVIAFELKGDKQDAMKFVNRLGLFTIAVSLGDAESLIQHPASMTHSPYTPEARLAARITDNLLRISVGLENVQDLINDIEQALS, from the coding sequence ATGCAAGACAACAAGCAAGCCAAATGGAATTTGGCGACATTAGCAATTCATGGTGGTCATCAGCGTGAAGCCTTTGGTGCCCTAGTGACCCCACTTTACCAAAGTGCCACATTTGTATTTGATAGTGTAGAACAAGGTGGGGCTCGCTTTGCCGGAGACGAAGCTGGCTATATTTATACTCGTTTAGGTAATCCCACTACTTCAGAGCTTGAGCGTAAAATGGCGTTGCTAGAAGGAGCCGAAGACGCAGCGGCTTGTGCCTCTGGTATGGCTGCGGTATCAAGCGCGCTACTTACGCATTTACAAGCAGGTGATCATTTAGTCGCTTCTAAAGCTGTTTATGGTTGTACCTTTGCATTAATGACAACCCAATTAAGCCGTCTAGGCATCAAAGCAACCTTAGTCGACTTTGCTGATTTAGCAGCGATTGAAGCCGCTATTACCCCACAAACCAAAGTGCTTTTCTGTGAAACTCCAGTTAACCCCCATTTAGATGTGTTTGATTTAGCTGCCATGGCCAGTATTGCTAAAAAGCATAAGCTGGTGTCGATTGTTGATAACACCTTTATGACGCCGTTATTGCAACAACCATTGGCGATGGGGATTGATATGGTGATCCATAGCGCGACTAAATATCTTAATGGTCATGGTGATGTGATAGCTGGCATAGTCTGTGGCAGTAGTGAGCATTTACATAAACTGAAATACGAAATATTAAAAGATTTTGGTGGGGTTATTTCTCCCCACGATGCATGGCTTATTTTACGCGGTTTAAAAACCTTAGATGTGCGTTTAGCACGTCATTGTGACAATGCTGAAGTATTAGCAGAGTATTTAGATAAACATCCTGCATTTGGTAAGGTATTTTACCCAGGCCTTGCTAAACATGCCGGACACAAATTTATTGGTACGCAAATGAAACGTGCTGGTGGCGTTATTGCCTTTGAGCTAAAGGGGGACAAGCAAGATGCGATGAAGTTTGTTAATCGTCTAGGTCTGTTTACCATTGCGGTGAGTTTGGGCGATGCCGAGTCACTTATTCAGCACCCAGCATCGATGACCCATTCACCTTATACACCTGAAGCTAGATTGGCAGCCAGGATAACTGATAACCTGTTACGGATTTCGGTTGGTCTTGAAAACGTTCAAGATCTGATTAATGACATTGAGCAAGCACTAAGCTAA